From the Thioalkalivibrio sp. XN279 genome, the window AGCCCGGGCAGCCGGTGCTGGTGCTCTCCGGCTCGGGCGCGCTGGAAGTCGAAGTGAAGTTGCCCGAAGGCCTGTCGGCCGCACTCACCGCCGGAATGCCGGCGCGGGTCAGGGCGCTGGCCTCGGGCGGTGAAGTCGATGCCACTGTGCGGGAGCTGGGCGTCGCGCGCGACGGACGGCTGGCGCCGGCGGTGCTGGAGCTGGACCCCGCTGCGGCGGCCGCCGCGCAGTGGATCCCTGGACTCTCTGTGCAGGTCAGTCTCGCGCTTGCGGCGGAACCTGCATTGAGCGTGCCCTTGAGTGCCGTGGTCGACCCCGGCACCGGGCGTACCCGTGTCTATCGCGTGCGCGACGGCCGCGCCGTCCTCACCCCGGTGCAGGTGGGCCGACCGCTCGGGGCTCGAGTCGAAGTGCGCGGTGAGCTGGCCGCCGGCGACCAGGTCGTCGTCGCCGGCCACCAGCAGCTGCTCGACGGCGACCTGCTGAGGGTCCTGCCCTGAACCTGATCCTCGCCAGCATCGAGCGCCGCCGCCTGGTGCTCGCCATCGTCGTGACGCTGTCGCTGATCGGCCTGGCGTCGTGGCTGGGCATGAACCGGCAGGAGGACCCGTTCTTCCCCTATCGCTACGCCCAGGTGCTGGTGAGCTGGCCCGGCGCCGACGCCGACCAGGTAGAACGCCTGGTGCTCAACCCGCTGCAGGAGGAAATCGCCCAGGTCGACGAGGTGAACGAGCTGCGCGGCACGGCGCGCCTGGGCTTCGCGCAGATCATCGTCGGCATGCACCAGCACGTGTATGACACGGACGAGGTGTGGCAGCGGGTACGCGTGGCCATCGAGCGCGCAGAGCGCAAGTTCCCGCCGGGTGCGGGGCGGGCGGAACTGTTCGACCGCATGATGGACACGGAAGGCATCGTGCTGGTGGTGACCGGGTCCGAGGACCTGCTGGAGCTCACCGAGACGGCGCGGGCCCTGCGTCGCGACCTGTTTCGCGTGCCTGACATCGCCCGCATCGAGCTGCTTGCCGATCCCGGCGAGCAACTCGTGCTTAACATCGACCCGGCGGCCGCCCAGGCCTGGGGGCTGGACGCGCAGACCCTGGGCGCCCAGCTGGCGGCGCGCAACGTGACCATGCCGGGCGGGGTCCTGAGCCGCGATGGCCGCTCGTTCGTGCTGCGGCCACGCGCCGACTTCAGCAGCCTGGAAGAGCTCGCGGCGACACCGGTGCAACTGCCCTCCGGCGACCTGGTGCCGCTGGGCGAGGTGGCGAACATCGTGCTCGAACCCGCGGAGCCGCCGACCGAGCGCATGTGGTTCAACGGTCGGCCGGCCGTGGGCCTGGGGATCGTCATTCCCGAGAACCGCCTCAACGCGGTGCGGTTCGGCGCAAGCGTGCGCGCGGTGGTGGACGAAGTGCGCGCGGACTACGCCCCGCTGGAGATCGACGAGATGTTCTACCAGCCGCAGTGGGTGGAGGACCGGCTCGCCGAGCTGGCGCGCTCGCTGCTCATGGGCGTGGTGGTCGTGGTGTTCGTCCTGCTCGCCTTCATGGGTCCGCGCCTCGGCCTGACGGTGGCGGGCCTGCTGCCACTGGTGACGCTGTCCTCGCTGGCCCTGTACGCCATGGGCGGCGGCGTGCTGCACCAGATCGCCGTGGCCGGGCTGGTGATCGCGCTCGGCATGCTGGTAGACAACGCCATCGTCATGGTCGAGAACCTGCAATGGCACCTCGACCAGGGCCGCGGACGGCGCGAGGCCGCCATCATGTCCGTGCGCGAGCTGTCCGGCCCGCTCGCAGCAGCCACCGGCACGACGTTGGCCGCGTTCCTGCCGCTGCTCCTGTCGCAGGGCAACACCGCCGATTTCACGCGCGGAATTCCGATCCTGGTGATGTTGACGCTGGTGGTGAGCTACCTGTACGCGGTGTTCGCCACGCCGGTGATGGCCACGCTGACGCTGAAGCCGCGCAGCGGCGGCTCCGGCGGACGCATCCAGTCGCTGGGCGCTGCGCTGGGCCGTCTCGCGGTGCGCCGTCCCTGGACCGTGGTCACCGTGGCCGCCCTGCTGGTCGCCGGCGGCGCGGCCCTGAGCGGCATGCTGCCGCGCGACTTCTTTCCCAGCACGGATCGCAACCAGCTCATTGTCGACCTGCGTTTTCCCGAGGGCACGGAACTCGAGCACACCGCCCTGCAGGCCAGCGCCCTGGCGGACCAGCTGGCGACCCAGCCGGCCGTCACGGACGTGCACGTTTTCGCCGGCGCCAGCGGCCCGCGCTTCTACTACAACCTGGTGAAGATCCCCAACTCGCCGCACCTCGGGCGCATTGTCGCCATCACCCGGAGCGAGCGTGACCTGCCCCAGCTCATGCACTGGGTGCGCGACTACGCCCAGGCGCGCCTGCCGGATGCGCACGTGACCGCCAGCCGCCTTGGCCAGGGCCCGCCGCTCGATGCGCCGGTCGAGATCCGGGTATTCGCGGAGGAGCCGGAGACCCTCGTGGCCGCGGCCGAGGACATCATGCGCCTGCTGCGCGCCACGCCCGGCGCCATGGACGTGCGTCATACCCTCGGCACGGGCCTGCCGACGGTGCGCCTCGACATCGACGATGCGGCGGCGGCACGCCTCGGACTCTCACGCAGCGACGTCGCGCGCGCCCTCGCGGGCGCCACCCTCGGCACCGAGTTCTCGACCTGGCGCGTCCGCCGCGAGCCGTTGCCGATGCTCATCCGGGCGCCGGAGGGCCGCGACTTCCCGGTCGAGGGCATCGAAGGCCTGCCCCTGCCCCTGCCGCAGGGCGGCTCGGTGCCGCTCGGACACGTGGCCCGCACCAGCCTGGAATGGAAGCCGGCCGTGATCCGGCAGTGGGACATGCAACGCATGACCGCCGTGCTCGCGGAGACGGCCGAGGGCTATACCTACGACCAGGTGCTGACGGATTTCGAGCCGCGCCTGGCGGCGCTGGCGCTGCCGCCGGGAGTGCGCATCGTCTACGGCGGCGCCGCGGAGGAAGCGGGCGAGGCCAACTCGGCGCTGTTCCATACGCTGCCGCTCGGCGTGCTGATGCTGCTGGTGTTCCTGCTCCACCAGTTCAATTCCTTCCGGCTGATGCTGATCGTGCTGGTCACGGTGCCGCTGGCGGTGGTCGGCGTGACGCCGGGCCTGCTGCTCTCCAACCAGCCCTTCAGCTTCACGGCGATCCTCGGCGTGGTGGCGCTGGTCGGCATCGTGGTGAACAACGCCATCGTGCTCATCGACCTGGTGAAGCGGCTGGAACTGGAGTACGCGGATTCAGCCGAGGCCGTGATTGCCGCCGTGGCGCGCCGCACGCGACCGATCCTCATGACCACCGCCACCACCATCGCCGGCCTGCTGCCCCTGACCTTCACGCGCTCCACGCTGTGGCCGCCGCTGGCGTGGGCGATCATTTCGGGCTTGCTGGCGTCGACCCTGCTGACGCTGGTCGTGATCCCGGCGCTGTATCACCTGCTGGTCGGCCGCAAGCGCGCCGCGCCGGCGGCGGAGCCTCAGGGCAGCGCGTAACCCTGCTCGCGGAACAACTTCAGGCAGGCCTGCGCGACGCGCGGGTCGTAGCGCGTGCCGGCGCCGGCCTCGATCTCCTCGAGCGCCGCAGCCAGCGGTCGCGGCGGACGATGCGGACGCTGGCTGCTCATGGCCTCCACCACGTCCGCCACGGCGATGATGCGCGCCTCGAGCAGGATGCCGTCGCCGCGCAGGCCGTCGGGATAGCCCGAACCGTCATAGCGCTCGTGGTGCTGCAACACGATGTCCGCCAGCGGCCAGGAGAAATTGCTCTTGCCGAGTATCTGGGCGCCCTGGCGACTGTGTGTGCGCACGATCTCCATTTCCATCGGCGTCAGCCGGCTCGGCTTGGACAGCACTTCGGCGGGCAAGGCCAGCTTGCCGACGTCATGCACCAGCGCCGCCACGCGCACCCGGTCCTGGATCTCCTCGCCGAGCCCCATTTCCGCCGCGATGGCATGCGCGAGATGCGAGACCCGGCGCTCATGCCCGGCGGTGTAAGGATCGCGCATCGAGACGATGGTGTTCACCACCTCGATGGTCGCGACCATGTTTTCTTCGAGGAATTGCAGGTGCCGCGCTTCGCGCTCTTCATGGGCCTTGCGCC encodes:
- a CDS encoding efflux RND transporter permease subunit, with product MERRRLVLAIVVTLSLIGLASWLGMNRQEDPFFPYRYAQVLVSWPGADADQVERLVLNPLQEEIAQVDEVNELRGTARLGFAQIIVGMHQHVYDTDEVWQRVRVAIERAERKFPPGAGRAELFDRMMDTEGIVLVVTGSEDLLELTETARALRRDLFRVPDIARIELLADPGEQLVLNIDPAAAQAWGLDAQTLGAQLAARNVTMPGGVLSRDGRSFVLRPRADFSSLEELAATPVQLPSGDLVPLGEVANIVLEPAEPPTERMWFNGRPAVGLGIVIPENRLNAVRFGASVRAVVDEVRADYAPLEIDEMFYQPQWVEDRLAELARSLLMGVVVVVFVLLAFMGPRLGLTVAGLLPLVTLSSLALYAMGGGVLHQIAVAGLVIALGMLVDNAIVMVENLQWHLDQGRGRREAAIMSVRELSGPLAAATGTTLAAFLPLLLSQGNTADFTRGIPILVMLTLVVSYLYAVFATPVMATLTLKPRSGGSGGRIQSLGAALGRLAVRRPWTVVTVAALLVAGGAALSGMLPRDFFPSTDRNQLIVDLRFPEGTELEHTALQASALADQLATQPAVTDVHVFAGASGPRFYYNLVKIPNSPHLGRIVAITRSERDLPQLMHWVRDYAQARLPDAHVTASRLGQGPPLDAPVEIRVFAEEPETLVAAAEDIMRLLRATPGAMDVRHTLGTGLPTVRLDIDDAAAARLGLSRSDVARALAGATLGTEFSTWRVRREPLPMLIRAPEGRDFPVEGIEGLPLPLPQGGSVPLGHVARTSLEWKPAVIRQWDMQRMTAVLAETAEGYTYDQVLTDFEPRLAALALPPGVRIVYGGAAEEAGEANSALFHTLPLGVLMLLVFLLHQFNSFRLMLIVLVTVPLAVVGVTPGLLLSNQPFSFTAILGVVALVGIVVNNAIVLIDLVKRLELEYADSAEAVIAAVARRTRPILMTTATTIAGLLPLTFTRSTLWPPLAWAIISGLLASTLLTLVVIPALYHLLVGRKRAAPAAEPQGSA
- a CDS encoding HD domain-containing phosphohydrolase translates to MLDPAVPAPDRYALISALLILHEEAPGLDEFNVGLRAAELAEELTDSRAGYLHVVEEGGGIRLAAWTGRTLARCGIQSESHYSLDRAGIWADCVRRGEPVVHNELSAEDYRRGLPEGHTPLTRHLAVPVMEQGRPVMVLGVGNKPTPYGERDVEEVRLLAESAWGLLRRKAHEEREARHLQFLEENMVATIEVVNTIVSMRDPYTAGHERRVSHLAHAIAAEMGLGEEIQDRVRVAALVHDVGKLALPAEVLSKPSRLTPMEMEIVRTHSRQGAQILGKSNFSWPLADIVLQHHERYDGSGYPDGLRGDGILLEARIIAVADVVEAMSSQRPHRPPRPLAAALEEIEAGAGTRYDPRVAQACLKLFREQGYALP